Proteins encoded in a region of the Fibrobacter sp. genome:
- a CDS encoding GNAT family N-acetyltransferase — protein MSIEYKEIHEFEAEQLKDLFLSVEWSSGHYPDKLVVAMKNFQTVYSAWEGEKLVGMICAMDDGIMNAYVHYLLVNPQYHGNTIGRTLVAMMKEHYKDYLRVAVIAYDNELHFYEQCGFVKSNDASPMFITSLWT, from the coding sequence ATGAGTATAGAATATAAAGAAATTCACGAATTTGAAGCTGAACAATTGAAGGACTTATTTCTTTCTGTTGAATGGTCATCAGGTCATTATCCAGATAAGTTAGTAGTAGCAATGAAAAATTTCCAGACTGTGTATTCTGCATGGGAAGGGGAAAAACTTGTAGGAATGATTTGTGCTATGGATGATGGAATTATGAATGCATATGTTCATTATTTGTTAGTAAATCCACAATATCATGGAAACACGATAGGAAGAACATTGGTAGCTATGATGAAAGAACATTATAAAGATTATCTGAGAGTAGCAGTTATTGCATATGATAACGAATTACATTTTTATGAACAATGTGGATTTGTAAAAAGTAATGATGCATCACCAATGTTTATTACATCATTATGGACATAA
- a CDS encoding type II toxin-antitoxin system RelE/ParE family toxin, translating to MKIEFIDKNLERCSWDEAFALRFMGKKRANLYRIRIRSIDAAVNFDDLKNYPGNFHELVGNRKGEWACSLDQPYRLIIKGSEPDKVVVWSEVTDATILEIVDYHK from the coding sequence TTGAAAATTGAATTTATAGACAAGAATTTGGAGCGGTGCTCTTGGGACGAGGCTTTTGCCTTGCGGTTCATGGGCAAAAAGCGGGCCAATCTTTATAGAATAAGGATTCGTTCTATAGATGCCGCAGTCAACTTTGATGATTTAAAGAATTATCCTGGAAACTTCCACGAATTAGTAGGAAACAGGAAAGGAGAATGGGCATGCAGTTTAGACCAGCCCTATCGCCTAATCATCAAAGGATCAGAGCCAGATAAGGTTGTCGTTTGGTCCGAGGTAACCGATGCGACAATTCTTGAAATTGTAGACTATCATAAGTAA